The Methanolobus sp. WCC4 genome includes the window TGTGGAAGGTCACGGCTACCAGTGTACAATGTTAACTGATACTGAAGTAGTAGCTTATCTCTTTGACCTTCTCGGCAGAAGGCACGGTCTCCCATCAGAAATGGTTGTCGAAGCACTGGCTCCACCTTTCTGGGATGAGATCGATAAGATGCCTCCAAAGGAAGAGGAGTTCATGCGTACAATGCGTCTGACATACGGTCCTGCTCTGATGAACGGTCCTTTCGCGATCGTTGTTGCAACAAAGGATGGAATTGTAGGTTTCACAGACAGGATAAAGCTGCGTCCTCTCATCGTAGGAGAGAACGGTTCCAAACTTTACCTATCAAGTGAAGAGGCAGCCATTCGTACAATGGACCCTGAAGTAGAGAAGATATACATGCCAAGGGCAGGCGAACCTGTCATCGGGAGGGTTACAGAATGAGCCTCGGAAGTGTTCCACTCAAGTACAAGATCAGCATCGACCGTGACCAGTGTATGAAGTGTATGCGCTGTGTCGATAACTGTTCCTATGGTGTCTATCGTATAGAGGATGACAGGATCATCATCGATTCACGCAAATGTACTGCATGTCACCGCTGTATCTCTATGTGTCCAAGGGATGCCATAATGCTGAAGGAAAGGCCTGTGGACTACCGCAGTCACCCACTCTGGACAGTAGAGGCACGTGAGGATGTCATCAACCAGGCGCGCACAGGAAAGATCATCCTGGCGGGAATGGGCAATGCAGTTGATTATCCAATTATATTTGACAGGCTGGTACTTGACGCATGTCAGGTCACCAATCCAAGTATCGATCCTCTCAGGGAACCTATGGAACTGAGGACATACATTGGTAAGAAGCCTTCAAAGCTCGAATTTACAAAGAACAATGGTGACATCGAACTCACCACAAAACTCACCCCTAACCTTAAGCTCGACACCCCGATCATGGTCGGTCACATGAGCTATGGTGCTATCAGTCTTCCTGCACAGCTCAGTATTGCAAAGGCAGTAGCAAAGACCGGAACCTTCATGGGAACCGGTGAAGGTGGAATGCACGAGGCGATCTATCCATATCAGGACCATTCAATAGTCCAGATCGCATCAGGACGTTTCGGTGTCGATATCGACTATCTGGAGCGTGGTGCAGCCATTGAGATCAAGGTAGGACAGGGAGCAAAGCCCGGTATCGGCGGTCACCTTCCCGGAGAGAAGGTATGTGCGGACGTATCCTGCACACGTATGATCCCACTGGGTTCAGATGCCATCAGTCCTGCACCTCACCATGATATTTACAGTATTGAAGACCTTGCCCAGCTTGTGCGCAGTCTCAAAGAGGCAACAGACTGGGAAAAGCCGGTCTTCGTTAAGATAGCAGCAGTACACAATGTTGCTGCAATTGCAGCAGGTATTGCAAGATCCGATGCGGATGCAGTTGTTATCGACGGTTTCAAGGGCGGTACAGGTGCGGCACCAAAGGTGTTCAGGGACAACGTAGGTATCCCGATCGAAGCTGCCATCGCAGCAGTTGACCAGAAGCTCAACGACCAGGGTATCAGGAACGAAGTATCCATCATAGCCAGTGGTGGTATACGCAACAGTGGCGACCTTGCAAAGTCCATAGCACTTGGTGCAGATGCGATCTACATCGGAACTGCAGCACTGATTGCACTTGGATGCCGTGTTTGTGGTAACTGCTATCGTGGACTCTGTCCATGGGGTATCGCAACCCAGAAGCCTGAACTTGTCGAGCGTATCGACCCTGAGGTCGGTGCACAGAATGTTGCTAACCTTATCCACGGCTGGACACTTGAGCTGAGCGAACTCATGGGTGCAGCAGGTCTGAACAGTATCGAGAGTCTTCGTGGTAACCGCGAGCGTCTCAGAGGATACATGCTTGACCAGGGATTACTTGACGTTCTCAAAGTAGAGTCTGTGGGGGCCTGAAGATGGCAGAACCTTTAGTAATAGATGTAAAGGGAATGCACTACACCCCATTGAACAGAATGATCCGTGAAGCAGTGGCTTCCGGTGTAAAGGAGATAGTGCTCAATAATGTCCTTGGACAGCGTTTCATCGGAAACGGTGTAAGGGGCGATTCAAAGATCATCATCAATGGTGTTCCGGGCGGAGACCTCGGAATGTTCATGAGCGGTCCGGAATGTGAGGTATTCGGTAATGCAGAGCATGCTCCTGGTAACACAATGGACAGGGGTTCATTGGTCATCCATGGGAATGCCGGAGATGCGGTTGCTCACAGCATGCGTGGCGGAAAGGTCTTCGTAGAAGGCAACATCGGCTACCGTGGTGGCATTCACATGAAGGAGTATGAGGACAAGCGTCCTATTCTTGCTGTAGGCGGAACAACCCATGCGTTCCTCGGGGAATACATGGCTGGCGGACTTATCCTTGTTCTTGGTATCGGTCATGAACCGGCAGTAGAGGACCGTGGTATCGGTAGTGGTATACACGGTGGAGAGATCGTCATAAGGGGCGAAGTAAGTGATGAGCTGCTTGGTGTCGGAGCCAAGAAGGTCGATTTCACTGAAGATGACCTGAAAAGGCTTACTCCTGTGATAGAAGAGTTCTGTGGAAGGTTCGACATAGACCCGACCCCTTTCCTGAACACGAACTATTCAAGAATAGTCCCTGCAAGCGCCAGGCCATTTGCAGGTAAATACACATGGGAGTGATCATTATGGCAGGTAAGAATTATCTTGATCTTAAGGCAGAGATCTGGGACACAGGTAAATGCGCAGCATGTGGTGCATGCGTAGCTGTATGCCCGGCAGATGCCATTTACTTTGAAGAAGGCAGTGACTCCACACACCCTCTTAACAGTGGTTACTGTAAGGAAGTGAATGATGGGGTTCCCTGTGGTGCATGCTATGAGGTATGCCCGAGAAACGAAAAGCCATCATCTGATGTTCTTGGAGAATACATCGACATCATGTCTGCAAAGGCAGAGGTGGATGTTCCAAGAAAGCAGAGTGGTGGTGCAGTGACAGCAATACTGACCAATGCCCTTGATGAGGGTATGATCGATGCAGTGGTAACTGTTGTGGAAGATCCATGGACCCTGAAGCCATCATCTGCGGTGATAACTTCCTCAGATGTGCTCGTCCATCAGGCCGGAAGCCGTTACAACTGGTGGGTTCCACTTGTGGCCTCACTCAAAGAAGCTGTCATGACACGCAAATTCACCAACATAGCAGTTGTAGGTGTCCCATGTGTCACCCAGGCTATGAAACAGATGCGTGAAAGCGACCTTGATCTTCTGCGTCCATTCAGGAAGAATGTTCGTCTGGTCGTAGGACTTTTCTGTACCGAGACATTCGACTATGAGAAACTCGTGCAGGATAAGCTCATCACAGAACGCCAGATAGACCCTCTTGACATCATACACTTCGATGTGAAGGGTAAGCTTGAGATCACACTCAAGGATGGTAGCATGACCGTCATCTCACTGAAGGATGTTGACGATTGTGTCCGTCCCGGATGTCATATATGTACGGATCTCACAGCTCTGGATGCAGATATATCAGCAGGTTCCATTGGTAGTGAAAAGGGCTACACGACCCTGATAATACGCGACCCGGTTGGCAAGCAGTTCGTCAACAGCGCGGTAAGCAATGGAAAACTGTCACTTAAAGATGATGTGAATCTGGAATTGGTGGAAAAGCTCTCCAAAAAGAAGCTTGCACGAATGCCAGAGGAGTAAACGAAAAACAGACAATCGCATTTATGGACACGGTGCCTATCCACTTCCTCTATTCTTCCTAACCATGTAATAGGCACTGTGTCCTGTCTTTTTTCGATCAAAGCGGTCAGATATCAAGGATATCCTTTGTTTCCGCGATGATAAGGATATTTCAGGAAACGCCTTCATATCGTTACCTTGATCTTATATTATTGTTTTGCATACTGTGGGATGTACCTTTTATAATATATGGTGTCCACTCCGTTTCCTCTATCGTTAAGGACAATTGAGTAGGCTTTGTACCCGAGTCCTTCGTAGAACTTCTTTGCTCC containing:
- a CDS encoding Coenzyme F420 hydrogenase/dehydrogenase, beta subunit C-terminal domain, with the translated sequence MAGKNYLDLKAEIWDTGKCAACGACVAVCPADAIYFEEGSDSTHPLNSGYCKEVNDGVPCGACYEVCPRNEKPSSDVLGEYIDIMSAKAEVDVPRKQSGGAVTAILTNALDEGMIDAVVTVVEDPWTLKPSSAVITSSDVLVHQAGSRYNWWVPLVASLKEAVMTRKFTNIAVVGVPCVTQAMKQMRESDLDLLRPFRKNVRLVVGLFCTETFDYEKLVQDKLITERQIDPLDIIHFDVKGKLEITLKDGSMTVISLKDVDDCVRPGCHICTDLTALDADISAGSIGSEKGYTTLIIRDPVGKQFVNSAVSNGKLSLKDDVNLELVEKLSKKKLARMPEE
- a CDS encoding glutamate synthase-related protein, translating into MSLGSVPLKYKISIDRDQCMKCMRCVDNCSYGVYRIEDDRIIIDSRKCTACHRCISMCPRDAIMLKERPVDYRSHPLWTVEAREDVINQARTGKIILAGMGNAVDYPIIFDRLVLDACQVTNPSIDPLREPMELRTYIGKKPSKLEFTKNNGDIELTTKLTPNLKLDTPIMVGHMSYGAISLPAQLSIAKAVAKTGTFMGTGEGGMHEAIYPYQDHSIVQIASGRFGVDIDYLERGAAIEIKVGQGAKPGIGGHLPGEKVCADVSCTRMIPLGSDAISPAPHHDIYSIEDLAQLVRSLKEATDWEKPVFVKIAAVHNVAAIAAGIARSDADAVVIDGFKGGTGAAPKVFRDNVGIPIEAAIAAVDQKLNDQGIRNEVSIIASGGIRNSGDLAKSIALGADAIYIGTAALIALGCRVCGNCYRGLCPWGIATQKPELVERIDPEVGAQNVANLIHGWTLELSELMGAAGLNSIESLRGNRERLRGYMLDQGLLDVLKVESVGA